The bacterium genome segment AATAGTAATAATACCTGCTTCTTCTGCTGCCTTTATAAGTTCTGTCTTCCTGTTATATATAAGGTCATATACAAGTTGAAGCGATTTAATAAATCTTTCATCAATAATCAGAGGGTCTGTTTCTCTCATTCCTACAGATGTAGTATTTATAAGTATATCAACCCCTTTCCAGTATCTTTCTTCATTCCTCTTTTCAAAAGGAACGATATAAACATTTTTGAAACTAAATTTTCCTGAAAGATGCTCTTTAAGTACAACAGCCCTCTCTTCTGTCCTGTTGCATATATATATACTTTCTATCTGCTCTTTTATCAGAGCACCTGCTATCGCATAAGTAGAACCACCTGCCCCAAGCAAGAAGATATTTTTTCCGGTTAGAGAGATATTTCTTTCTTTTATGGAGAGTATGAAACCCTGACCATCAGTATTATATCCTCTCAAAACACCATTGTTATTCACAATTGTATTAACCGCTCCAATCATCTCTGCTTCTCCATCAATCTCATCAATATAAGGAATAACAATTTTCTTATGTGGTATGGTAAGATTAATACCTGCAAAATTCATTACCCTTATTCCTTCTATTGCTTTACCAAGATTTTCAGGTGCAATCTCTACGGGGATATAAACATAATCAAGTTCCAGATACTGAAAGGCAGCATTTTGAAATACAGGAGACAGGGAATGTCTTACAGGATAACCAAATACTCCAGTAATTCTTGTTTTACCTGTTATCTTCATAAGAGAGATATTAACATTTTAAAAAATTATTGACAAACCAAGGAAAATGTTTTACATTATTATGAAGTTCATAACTTCATATAATAGGGAGGCAGAATGAGAAAGATAGCGGTAATAAATCAAAAGGGTGGTTCAGGTAAAACAACCACTGTAGTCAATGCAGGTGCTTTTCTTGCAAAACAGAATAAAAAAGTTTTATTAATAGACCTTGACCCTCAATCCCATACAACTATACATCTGGGTTTTGAACCACCGCAGATACAGAGGTCTGTATATGATGTTCTCATTAAAAAAATATCTATAAAAGATGCTATTGTTGAGACATATGAAAAAAATCTTTTTCTTATTCCTGCAAGTATAGAACTTGCAAGTGCAGAGATAGAACTTGTTAATGAAATAGGCAGAGAAATTGTTTTGAGAGATGCTCTTAAAAAGCATAAAAACGGCTTTGACTATATATTAATAGATTGTCCACCAT includes the following:
- a CDS encoding shikimate dehydrogenase, whose amino-acid sequence is MKITGKTRITGVFGYPVRHSLSPVFQNAAFQYLELDYVYIPVEIAPENLGKAIEGIRVMNFAGINLTIPHKKIVIPYIDEIDGEAEMIGAVNTIVNNNGVLRGYNTDGQGFILSIKERNISLTGKNIFLLGAGGSTYAIAGALIKEQIESIYICNRTEERAVVLKEHLSGKFSFKNVYIVPFEKRNEERYWKGVDILINTTSVGMRETDPLIIDERFIKSLQLVYDLIYNRKTELIKAAEEAGIITINGLSMLIYQGAVSFELWTGIKAPVDVMKKSVEQYNT